Within Claveliimonas bilis, the genomic segment AGGTCAGGCAGGACAGACCCTAATCAAGGAAATGATGACCAGCAATCATCTGAATACCAAGGTGTGCTGTATTATCGATGATAACCCCAACAAAAAAGGAAGGGTTCTGGAAGGCGTACCCATTGTAGGAAACCGATATGATATTGTAGATAAAGTAAAAGAATACAAAATTACACGTATCATTTATGCGATTCCGGCAACGACCGGGGCAAACCGGAAAGCAATCCTGAATCTCTGCAAAGATACAGGATGTAAAATGCAGACCATTCCGGGTGTGTACCAGCTTCTGAATGAAGAAGTCAGTGTCACAAAACTGCGCGATGTGGAAATTACAGACCTTCTGGGACGTGCGCAGGTAAAGGTCAATAATGATGAAATCCTCCACGTCCTGAAGAACCAGGTAGTCATGGTAACAGGAGGAGGAGGTTCCATTGGAAGCGAGCTTTGCCGTCAGATCGCGAAAGCAGAGCCAAGGACACTTATCATTTTCGATATTTACGAAAATAACGCTTATGATATCCAGCAGGAACTGAGGAGAAAATATCCGGAGCTTCACCTGGAGACTCTGATCGGATCTGTAAGAAACACAAGGCGTGTCAACTCCGTGATAGAGAAATACAGACCGGCAGTTATTTTCCATGCTGCAGCCCACAAACATGTGCCGCTGATGGAGGACAGCCCTAACGAGGCGATCAAGAATAATGTGGAAGGTACATATAAAGTAGCACAGGCAGCTGCCAAATACGGCGTGAAAAAGTTTGTACTGATCTCCACAGATAAGGCAGTAAATCCTACAAACATCATGGGGGCATCCAAGCGTCTCTGTGAAATGGTGGTGCAGATGATGAACCGCCAGTCCGACACCGACTTTGTAGCCGTCCGTTTCGGAAATGTACTTGGCAGCAACGGAAGCGTGATTCCGCTGTTTAAGAAACAGATCGCCGAGGGCGGACCGGTAACTGTAACAGATAAACGGATTATCCGTTATTTTATGACGATTCCGGAAGCCGTGTCTTTAGTACTCCAGGCAGCGTATTATGCCCATGGAGGAGAGATTTTCGTTCTGGATATGGGTGAGCCGGTCAAGATTGACGATATGGCAAGAAACCTGATCCGCCTCTCCGGCTATGTTCCGGATGAGGATATCAAGATAGAATACACCGGACTTCGTCCGGGCGAGAAGCTCTATGAAGAGCTCCTTATGGATGAAGAAGGCATGACAGAAACAGAAAACGAATTGATTTTTATCGGAAAGCCTATTGAGATGGATGACGAGGATTTCAGAGAAAAACTGAAGCTTTTAGATGAGGCCAGCAGGATGGAATCCGATAAGATCAAAGAGATCGTTTCAGAGATCGTGCCGACTTACCAGTATAAGAAGAAGGAATTGACAAATTTCAGCAATTGATACATAATAATTTGAGATTATGACAAAACTTTAAAGTTCCAAATCGTCGCTTTGCCGCGTTTGGGACCGTGAAGGGTGATAAAGGTATGTTTTGCATTTTGGGCATGGCATAACCTTCCGCTTGATGTGCGGGCAGCAAAAGCTGCATCTGCACAAATGAACAATCAGGCAGAGGTTTATGCGATGGTCAAAATGGCGAAGCATACCTTTTTTTATTTCATAGGAAACTTCGTTCCCTTATGAAATAAAACGCTCCGCGGGGTGCGCACCCGCACAAAGCGGAAATTTGCCGCTAAGGCGGCCGCGCCCGGCGCGGGAGTTCCAATTGCGGAACTCTTTATTCTCCACAGGCAAAGCAGGAAGGAAAGCAATGTGGTATGTAATCCAGGTGAAAACCGGGAACGAAGAAGAAATCAGCACACAGTGCAGCCGGATCGTTGACCCGGCTGTCCTTGAAAAAAGTTTTATTCCCTACTGTGAGCAGATGAAGAAATATCATGGTGAGTGGCACAAGGAAAAGAAAGTGCTGTTTCCCGGCTATGTGTTCCTTGTTAGCGGGGATAAAGACAGACTTTTCCTGGAACTTAAAAAAGTAACAGGACTTACAAAACTGCTTGGGACAGGACAGGAGGTCGTTCCGCTGACTTTGCCGGAGATTGAATTTTTACAGCGGTTCGGCAAAGAGGATCAGATCGTGGAGATGTCCAGGGGAATCATTGAAAATGACAAAGTTATCATCACAAGCGGCCCTCTCAAAGGCAACGAAGCTCTTATTAAAAAGATCGACCGTCACAAACGCCGGGCTTATCTGGAGATTGAAATGTTTGGACGGAAGGTAGAGACACAGGTGGGAGTGGAGATTGTAAAGAAGAGGGAATGAGAAGGATAGGACTTTGCCATACGGATAGTAATTGATACTTAATAATAGGAAGAAACAAGAAAGAATTTCAGGTCTTTGGATCGTCGCTTTGCCGCGGCCAGGGGGCTGGAAGGATATAGAGGATGTGCGATTTTGGCATGGCGAAGGCTGTGCCGGAAGGCATGTCCTTTTTTTGTGGGGGAATAGTAGAAAGATGGAGTGGGAATAAGCAATGGAAAAAAGAAATATTTTATTTAGTCCTCCCGATATTACGGAATTGGAAATAGAAGAAGTGGCTAATGCAATGCAATCTGGTTGGATTACTACTGGACCAAGAACAAAGATATTGGAAAATCGAATAGCAGATTTTATTGGAGTAAATAAAACGGTATGTCTTAATTCAGCTACGGCTTCGGAAGAACTAAATTTAAGAATTTTAGGAATCGGAGAAGGAGACGAGGTTATTGTCCCTGCCTATACATATACAAGTTCAGCCGCCGCTGCAATTCATGTGGGAGCTAAAGTAGTTTTTATAGATTCTCAACCAGGATCTGTAGAAATGGACTATGATGCAATGGAAGCTGCTATCAATAAAAAAACAAAAGCTATCATTCCTGTAGATATTGGAGGAGTGGTATGTGATTATCAAAGAATTTTTGAAGCAGTAGAAAATAAAAAATCTCTTTTTAAGCCTTCGGGTAATACAGAACTTGGACAACGCATTCAAACAGCGCTTGGAAGAATAGCAGTGGTAGCTGACTGCGCTCATGCCTTGGGGGCAAAACGGTATGGAAAAAAAGCAGGAGCAATTGCAGATATGTCCAGTTTTAGTTTTCATGCAGTGAAGAATTTTACTACGGCAGAAGGCGGAGCAAGCAGTTGGAAAACAATACCCGGCATTGATGATGATGAAATTTATAAATGGTTTCAGCTTTATTCTTTGCATGGACAGAGTAAAGATGCATTAGCAAAAACGCAACTAGGAGCATGGGAATACGATATTGTGGCACCGCTCTATAAGTGCAA encodes:
- a CDS encoding polysaccharide biosynthesis protein, coding for MGEQKKRKLDHVWVKRAIALAFIDALSVLAAYLAALFLRFDFIFSAIPREYLDGYVWSMPYWVIITIVVFYGFRLYHSIWRFAGMAEFKAMVQAYMVLLVLYIAGMLFMKLHMPKSYYFMGYMISIMLTAGSRFAYRLLRSYFNRERQNEGEPADRVMVIGGGQAGQTLIKEMMTSNHLNTKVCCIIDDNPNKKGRVLEGVPIVGNRYDIVDKVKEYKITRIIYAIPATTGANRKAILNLCKDTGCKMQTIPGVYQLLNEEVSVTKLRDVEITDLLGRAQVKVNNDEILHVLKNQVVMVTGGGGSIGSELCRQIAKAEPRTLIIFDIYENNAYDIQQELRRKYPELHLETLIGSVRNTRRVNSVIEKYRPAVIFHAAAHKHVPLMEDSPNEAIKNNVEGTYKVAQAAAKYGVKKFVLISTDKAVNPTNIMGASKRLCEMVVQMMNRQSDTDFVAVRFGNVLGSNGSVIPLFKKQIAEGGPVTVTDKRIIRYFMTIPEAVSLVLQAAYYAHGGEIFVLDMGEPVKIDDMARNLIRLSGYVPDEDIKIEYTGLRPGEKLYEELLMDEEGMTETENELIFIGKPIEMDDEDFREKLKLLDEASRMESDKIKEIVSEIVPTYQYKKKELTNFSN
- the loaP gene encoding antiterminator LoaP, with product MWYVIQVKTGNEEEISTQCSRIVDPAVLEKSFIPYCEQMKKYHGEWHKEKKVLFPGYVFLVSGDKDRLFLELKKVTGLTKLLGTGQEVVPLTLPEIEFLQRFGKEDQIVEMSRGIIENDKVIITSGPLKGNEALIKKIDRHKRRAYLEIEMFGRKVETQVGVEIVKKRE
- a CDS encoding DegT/DnrJ/EryC1/StrS family aminotransferase, which codes for MEKRNILFSPPDITELEIEEVANAMQSGWITTGPRTKILENRIADFIGVNKTVCLNSATASEELNLRILGIGEGDEVIVPAYTYTSSAAAAIHVGAKVVFIDSQPGSVEMDYDAMEAAINKKTKAIIPVDIGGVVCDYQRIFEAVENKKSLFKPSGNTELGQRIQTALGRIAVVADCAHALGAKRYGKKAGAIADMSSFSFHAVKNFTTAEGGASSWKTIPGIDDDEIYKWFQLYSLHGQSKDALAKTQLGAWEYDIVAPLYKCNMTDIMAAIGLKQLDRYPALLERRREIIEKYNVAMDQMGVEYLKHYDEDAESSGHLYLIRVPGITEKKRNEIIREMAVQGVATNVHYKPLPMMTAYKALGWDIKDFPNAYDYYHNLITLPLHTKLTDEDVDYVIDKLTKILKTI